One genomic window of Cricetulus griseus strain 17A/GY chromosome 3, alternate assembly CriGri-PICRH-1.0, whole genome shotgun sequence includes the following:
- the Mphosph6 gene encoding M-phase phosphoprotein 6, with amino-acid sequence MASERKTKLSKNLLRMKFMQRGLDSETKKQLEEEEKKMISDEHWYLDLPEFKEKESFIIEEQSFSLCEDLLYGRMSFRGFNPEVEKLMLQMNSKNKAVAEEEETVEVDVSDEEMARRYETLVGTIGKKFAKKRDRANYEEDENGNIKPIKTKKMFLKPQD; translated from the exons ATGGCGTCTGAACGCAAGACTAAGTTATCCAAGAACCTGCTGCGCATGAAG TTCATGCAAAGAGGCCTGGACTCGGAAACCAAGAAACAgctagaagaggaggaaaagaagatgaTCAGCGATGAGCACTGGTACCTGGATTTGCCAGAGTTCAAGGAGAAAGA GAGTTTCATCATAGAAGAGCAGAGCTTCTCACTATGTGAAGATCTTCTCTATGGAAGGATGTCATTCAGAGGATTTAATCCTGAAGTTGAG AAGTTAATGCTTCAGATGAATTCTAAGAACAAAGCAGTGGCAGAAGAAGAGGAGACAGTGGAGGTGGATGTGTCAGATGAAGAAATGGCGAGAAG ATATGAGACTTTGGTGGGAACAATTGGAAAAAAGTTTGCCAAGAAGAGGGACCGAGCCAATTACGAAgaagatgaaaatggaaatataaaaccCATTAAAACAAAGAAGATGTTCTTAAAGCCCCAAGATTAA